A single region of the Streptomyces sp. NBC_00425 genome encodes:
- a CDS encoding acyl-CoA thioesterase: protein MSHALQDLLDLLDLEQIEENIFRGRSRSAVVPRVFGGQVAAQALVAAGRTVPQDRPAHSLHAYFLRTGDPGAPIVYDVERIRDGRSFTTRRVVAIQHGRPIFSLSASFQAHEEGLDHQAPMPASPDPVALPTSEERLRGYGHLDPAVVERFLEAREAIDLRYVDEPPYGKFGEPREPHSQVWFRTNGKLGGAVDEPLLHVVLATYVSDMTLLDSVLLAHGRGGWAVGDVVGASLDHAMWFHRPFRADEWLLYDQESPSAHGGRGLGQGRIYTQDGRLAVSVIQEGVVRVPRAD from the coding sequence ATGAGCCACGCACTACAGGATCTCCTCGATCTGCTCGACCTGGAGCAGATCGAGGAGAACATCTTCCGCGGCCGGTCCCGGTCCGCAGTCGTCCCGCGCGTCTTCGGCGGGCAGGTGGCGGCCCAGGCGCTGGTCGCCGCCGGGCGGACGGTCCCGCAGGACCGGCCGGCCCACTCGCTCCACGCGTACTTCCTGCGTACGGGGGACCCCGGTGCGCCCATCGTCTACGACGTCGAGCGCATCCGGGACGGCCGTTCCTTCACCACCCGCCGCGTGGTCGCCATCCAGCACGGCCGGCCGATCTTCTCCCTGTCGGCGTCCTTCCAGGCGCACGAGGAGGGCCTCGACCACCAGGCGCCGATGCCCGCCTCGCCGGACCCGGTGGCGCTGCCCACCTCCGAGGAGCGGCTGCGCGGTTACGGCCACCTCGACCCGGCGGTCGTGGAGCGGTTCCTGGAGGCCCGCGAGGCGATCGACCTGCGCTACGTCGACGAGCCGCCGTACGGGAAGTTCGGCGAGCCGCGCGAGCCGCACTCCCAGGTGTGGTTCCGCACCAACGGCAAGCTGGGCGGTGCCGTCGACGAACCGCTGCTGCACGTGGTCCTCGCCACCTACGTCTCCGACATGACCCTGCTCGACTCGGTGCTGCTCGCGCACGGGCGCGGTGGCTGGGCCGTGGGAGACGTGGTGGGGGCGTCCCTGGACCACGCGATGTGGTTCCACCGCCCGTTCCGCGCCGACGAGTGGCTCCTGTACGACCAGGAGTCGCCCTCCGCGCACGGCGGCCGCGGCCTCGGCCAGGGCCGCATCTACACGCAGGACGGCCGGCTCGCGGTGTCGGTGATCCAGGAGGGCGTGGTCCGCGTCCCCCGGGCGGACTGA
- a CDS encoding phosphatase, translating into MPISATPSRVELVDHLVRTRIAGDVATPRENNLSHYRQLANGVRNFWLGLELGDRWTDEQDVLAVMAERVGVNDDPEYRYGQDTIDPELTVDGLNRMAARLRKAAEGRQRVLFATGHPGGLLDVHRATAAALRAAGCEIVVIPPGLQTDEGYVWQVADVAVLEHGATLWHTHSGEPMKAVLTALERAGRPLPDLVVADHGWAGYAGRHGVDSVGYADCNDPALFIGEAEGVVQVAVPLDDHVVSPRHYDPMVAYLLAEAGL; encoded by the coding sequence ATGCCGATATCCGCGACGCCCAGCCGCGTCGAACTCGTCGACCACCTCGTCAGAACCCGTATCGCCGGGGACGTCGCCACCCCGCGCGAGAACAACCTCTCGCACTACCGCCAACTCGCGAACGGCGTGCGCAACTTCTGGCTGGGCCTGGAACTCGGCGACCGCTGGACCGACGAGCAGGACGTGCTCGCGGTGATGGCCGAACGGGTGGGCGTCAACGACGATCCCGAGTACCGCTACGGCCAGGACACCATCGACCCGGAGCTGACGGTCGACGGCCTGAACCGGATGGCGGCCCGGCTGCGCAAGGCGGCCGAGGGACGGCAGCGGGTGCTGTTCGCCACCGGCCACCCGGGCGGCCTGCTGGACGTGCACCGCGCGACCGCCGCCGCCCTGCGCGCGGCGGGCTGCGAGATCGTCGTCATCCCGCCGGGTCTGCAGACCGACGAGGGGTACGTCTGGCAGGTCGCCGACGTGGCGGTGCTCGAGCACGGGGCGACGCTGTGGCACACCCATTCGGGCGAGCCGATGAAGGCCGTCCTGACGGCGCTGGAGCGCGCGGGGCGCCCGCTGCCGGACCTGGTCGTCGCCGACCACGGCTGGGCGGGCTACGCCGGCCGGCACGGCGTGGACTCCGTCGGCTACGCCGACTGCAACGACCCGGCGCTCTTCATCGGCGAGGCCGAGGGCGTCGTCCAGGTGGCGGTCCCCCTGGACGACCACGTCGTCAGCCCGCGCCACTACGACCCGATGGTCGCCTACCTGCTCGCGGAGGCGGGCCTGTAG
- a CDS encoding carboxyl transferase domain-containing protein, translated as MEEAPELTSAGDPASEAWRANEDAHRALAEELRGKLAAARLGGGEKARARHTARGKLLPRDRVDTLLDPGSPFLELAPLAADGMYDGQAPAAGVIAGIGRVSGRECVIVANDATVKGGTYYPMTVKKHLRAQEVALENRLPCLYLVDSGGAFLPMQDEVFPDREHFGRIFYNQARMSGAGIPQIAAVLGSCTAGGAYVPAMSDEAVIVRGQGTIFLGGPPLVKAATGEVVTAEELGGGEVHSRVSGVTDHLAQDDAHALRIVRNIVATLPARGPLPWQVRPSVEPKVDPYGLTGAVPVDSRTPYDVREVIARVVDGSRFAEFKSEFGQTLVTGFARIHGHPVGIVANNGILFSESAQKGAHFIELCDQRGIPLVFLQNISGFMVGKDYEAGGIAKHGAKMVTAVACTRVPKLTVVVGGSYGAGNYSMCGRAYSPRFLWMWPNAKISVMGGEQAASVLATVKRDQLEAGGQEWPAADEEAFKDPIRAQYERQGNAYYATARLWDDGVIEPQETRQVLGLALTACANAPLGEPRFGVFRM; from the coding sequence ATGGAAGAGGCACCGGAGCTGACGAGCGCGGGCGACCCCGCGTCGGAGGCCTGGCGGGCCAACGAGGACGCGCACCGCGCACTCGCCGAGGAACTGCGCGGCAAGCTGGCCGCGGCCCGGCTGGGCGGCGGTGAGAAGGCGCGGGCACGGCACACCGCGCGCGGCAAGCTGCTGCCCCGGGACCGGGTCGACACCCTCCTGGACCCGGGGTCGCCCTTCCTCGAGCTCGCCCCCCTCGCCGCCGACGGGATGTACGACGGGCAGGCCCCGGCCGCCGGCGTGATCGCCGGGATCGGCCGGGTCAGCGGGCGCGAGTGCGTGATCGTGGCCAACGACGCCACCGTCAAGGGCGGCACCTACTACCCGATGACGGTGAAGAAGCATCTGCGCGCCCAGGAGGTCGCGCTGGAGAACCGCCTGCCCTGTCTGTACCTGGTCGACTCCGGCGGGGCGTTCCTGCCGATGCAGGACGAGGTGTTCCCCGACCGCGAGCACTTCGGGCGGATCTTCTACAACCAGGCCCGGATGTCGGGGGCCGGCATCCCGCAGATCGCGGCGGTCCTCGGGTCGTGCACGGCCGGCGGGGCCTATGTGCCCGCCATGAGCGACGAGGCGGTCATCGTCCGCGGTCAGGGCACCATCTTCCTGGGCGGCCCGCCGCTGGTGAAGGCCGCCACCGGCGAGGTCGTCACCGCGGAGGAACTGGGCGGCGGCGAGGTGCACTCCCGGGTCTCCGGGGTGACCGACCATCTCGCGCAGGACGACGCGCACGCGCTGCGGATCGTGCGGAACATCGTCGCCACGCTCCCCGCGCGCGGACCTCTGCCCTGGCAGGTGCGGCCGTCCGTGGAGCCCAAGGTCGACCCCTACGGGCTGACCGGCGCCGTGCCGGTCGACTCCCGCACCCCCTACGACGTACGCGAGGTCATCGCGCGCGTGGTCGACGGCTCGCGCTTCGCGGAGTTCAAGTCCGAGTTCGGGCAGACCCTGGTCACCGGCTTCGCCCGGATCCACGGCCACCCCGTCGGGATCGTCGCCAACAACGGCATCCTGTTCTCGGAGTCCGCCCAGAAGGGCGCCCACTTCATCGAGCTGTGCGACCAGCGTGGGATCCCGCTGGTGTTCCTGCAGAACATCTCCGGCTTCATGGTCGGCAAGGACTACGAGGCCGGGGGCATCGCCAAGCACGGCGCCAAGATGGTGACGGCGGTGGCGTGCACGCGCGTGCCGAAGCTGACGGTCGTCGTCGGCGGGTCGTACGGCGCGGGGAACTACTCCATGTGCGGCCGGGCCTACTCGCCCCGCTTCCTGTGGATGTGGCCCAACGCCAAGATCTCGGTCATGGGCGGCGAGCAGGCCGCCTCCGTCCTCGCCACCGTCAAGCGCGACCAGCTGGAGGCCGGCGGCCAGGAGTGGCCCGCGGCGGACGAAGAGGCGTTCAAGGACCCGATCCGCGCGCAGTACGAGCGGCAGGGCAACGCCTACTACGCGACCGCCCGGCTGTGGGACGACGGGGTCATCGAACCGCAGGAGACCCGGCAGGTGCTGGGCCTGGCCCTGACGGCCTGCGCCAACGCGCCGCTGGGCGAGCCCCGGTTCGGCGTCTTCCGGATGTGA
- a CDS encoding DinB family protein encodes MSEAPGSPGPGTRPDPHPGPVTADDVRDVVRAAVVVLRGAGEADWDVRAGSLEWSCWETVEHLADDLFAYAAQLGPEQPPSDREVPFVWSPRRPGGPANVVFADRAAGAAGLVQVLEASGALLTAMVCTAPPDVRSHHVFGASDPEGFAAMGVVETLVHLHDVAEGLGVRWEPDAGLCGRVLARLFPDAPTDTGPWPTLLWATGRGELSGRARLTRWRWHGAPRG; translated from the coding sequence ATGTCTGAAGCACCCGGATCACCCGGCCCCGGCACCCGCCCCGACCCCCACCCCGGCCCCGTCACCGCCGACGACGTGCGGGACGTGGTTCGGGCGGCCGTGGTCGTGCTGCGGGGGGCGGGGGAGGCCGACTGGGACGTCAGGGCCGGTTCCCTGGAATGGAGTTGCTGGGAGACCGTCGAGCACCTCGCCGACGATCTCTTCGCCTACGCCGCCCAACTGGGGCCCGAGCAGCCGCCGTCGGACCGGGAGGTCCCCTTCGTCTGGAGCCCGCGAAGGCCCGGGGGACCGGCCAACGTCGTCTTCGCCGACCGCGCCGCCGGAGCCGCCGGGCTGGTGCAGGTGCTGGAGGCGAGCGGCGCTCTGCTGACGGCCATGGTGTGCACCGCCCCGCCGGACGTCAGGTCGCACCACGTGTTCGGGGCCTCCGACCCCGAGGGCTTCGCCGCCATGGGCGTCGTCGAGACGCTGGTGCACCTGCACGACGTCGCCGAGGGGCTCGGGGTGCGGTGGGAGCCGGACGCCGGACTGTGCGGCCGGGTGCTGGCGCGGCTCTTCCCCGACGCCCCGACCGACACCGGCCCGTGGCCCACCCTGCTGTGGGCGACCGGCCGGGGCGAGCTGTCGGGGCGTGCGCGCCTCACGCGGTGGCGTTGGCACGGGGCTCCCCGCGGGTGA
- a CDS encoding SACE_7040 family transcriptional regulator, with protein MATRTDAPTRREQILREAARLFAERGFHGVGVDEIGAAVGISGPGLYRHFPGKDAMLAELLVGISGQLLTGARRRLAEADGHPAEAVLDSLVEGHIDFAIDDRPLITLHDRELDRLRDSDRKLVRQLQRQYVELWVEALRALYPDLAEPAARSAVHSVFGLLNSTPHLGRPGSLPGRAATAELLHRMARGAFAAAAAE; from the coding sequence ATGGCCACGAGAACCGACGCCCCCACCCGGCGCGAGCAGATCCTCAGGGAGGCCGCGCGGCTGTTCGCCGAGCGCGGGTTCCACGGCGTCGGGGTGGACGAGATAGGCGCCGCGGTCGGCATCAGCGGCCCCGGTCTGTACCGGCACTTCCCCGGCAAGGACGCGATGCTCGCGGAACTGCTGGTGGGCATCAGCGGACAGCTGCTGACCGGCGCCAGGCGCCGCCTGGCGGAGGCCGACGGCCACCCGGCGGAGGCGGTGCTGGACTCGCTCGTCGAGGGGCACATCGACTTCGCGATCGACGACCGTCCCCTGATCACCCTGCACGACCGGGAGCTGGACCGCCTGCGCGACAGCGACCGCAAGCTGGTCCGCCAGCTGCAGCGGCAGTACGTCGAGCTGTGGGTGGAGGCGCTGCGTGCGCTGTACCCGGACCTCGCCGAGCCCGCGGCCCGCTCCGCAGTCCACTCGGTCTTCGGTCTGCTGAACTCCACCCCGCACCTCGGCCGCCCGGGTTCCCTTCCCGGCCGCGCGGCCACGGCGGAGCTGCTGCACCGCATGGCCCGCGGCGCGTTCGCGGCGGCCGCGGCGGAGTGA
- the speB gene encoding agmatinase, producing the protein MNGNETPRGPVDSSRIPRYAGPATFARLPRLDEVGRADVAVVGVPFDSGVSYRPGARFGGNAIREASRLLRPYNPAQDASPFALAQVADGGDIAVNPFDIHEAVDTIEAAADDLLGTGARLMTLGGDHTIALPLLRSVARRHGPVALLHFDAHLDTWDTYFGAEYTHGTPFRRAVEEGILDTEALSHVGTRGPLYGKQDLTDDEKMGFGIVTSADVYRRGADEIADQLRQRIGDRPLYISIDIDCLDPAHAPGTGTPEAGGMTSRELLEILRGLASCNLVSADVVEVAPAYDHAEITSVAASHTAYELTTIMSRQIAEARAK; encoded by the coding sequence ATGAACGGCAACGAGACGCCCCGCGGGCCCGTCGACTCCTCCCGCATCCCGCGGTACGCCGGCCCCGCGACCTTCGCCCGGCTGCCCCGCCTCGACGAGGTCGGCCGCGCCGACGTCGCCGTGGTGGGCGTGCCGTTCGACTCGGGCGTCTCCTACCGGCCCGGCGCCCGCTTCGGCGGCAACGCGATCCGTGAGGCGTCCCGGCTGCTGCGGCCGTACAACCCGGCGCAGGACGCCTCCCCGTTCGCCCTCGCCCAGGTCGCGGACGGCGGCGACATCGCGGTGAACCCGTTCGACATCCACGAGGCCGTCGACACGATCGAGGCGGCCGCGGACGACCTGCTCGGCACGGGCGCGCGCCTGATGACCCTGGGCGGCGACCACACCATCGCCCTGCCCCTGCTGCGCTCGGTCGCCCGCAGGCACGGCCCCGTGGCCCTGCTCCACTTCGACGCCCACCTCGACACCTGGGACACCTACTTCGGCGCGGAGTACACGCACGGCACGCCGTTCCGCCGGGCCGTCGAGGAGGGCATCCTCGACACCGAGGCGCTGTCCCACGTCGGCACCCGCGGTCCCCTGTACGGCAAGCAGGACCTGACCGACGACGAGAAGATGGGATTCGGCATCGTCACCTCGGCGGACGTCTACCGGCGCGGCGCCGACGAGATCGCCGACCAGCTGCGGCAGCGCATCGGCGACCGCCCGCTCTACATCTCCATCGACATCGACTGCCTCGACCCGGCCCACGCACCCGGCACCGGCACGCCGGAGGCCGGCGGCATGACCTCCCGCGAGCTGCTGGAGATCCTGCGCGGCCTGGCCTCCTGCAACCTGGTCTCGGCGGACGTCGTCGAGGTGGCACCCGCGTACGATCACGCGGAGATCACGTCGGTGGCCGCGTCCCACACGGCGTACGAACTCACCACGATCATGTCCCGACAGATTGCCGAGGCTCGCGCGAAGTGA
- a CDS encoding acyl-CoA dehydrogenase family protein encodes MRRTVFNEDHEAFRETLRAFIEAEVVPVYDEWFAAGQAPRDFYYKLAELGVFGIRVDEEYGGAGIDSYKFEAVLYEETARAGITFGGSGVHVLLGLPYIKLLATDEQKKRYLPKFVSGEEMWAIAMTEPGTGSDLAGMKTTAKLSEDGTHYVLNGSKTFITGGVHADQMIVCARTDAPSADDRRHGISLLVVDTKSEGYSIGRKLDKLGLKTSDTAELAFVDVKVPVENLLGEENKGFYYLGHNLASERWGIAYGAYAQAKAAVRFAKQYVQERTVFGKPVAHFQNTKFELAACQAEVDAAEAVADRATEALDAGELTPAEAASAKLFCTEVAHRVIDRCLQLHGGYGFMNEYPIARLYADNRVNRIYGGTSEIMKSIIAKDMGL; translated from the coding sequence GTGCGCCGTACGGTGTTCAACGAGGACCACGAGGCGTTCCGGGAGACCCTCCGGGCCTTCATCGAGGCCGAGGTCGTCCCGGTCTACGACGAGTGGTTCGCGGCCGGCCAGGCGCCGCGCGACTTCTACTACAAGCTCGCCGAGCTGGGCGTCTTCGGCATCCGGGTGGACGAGGAGTACGGCGGCGCCGGCATCGACTCGTACAAGTTCGAGGCCGTCCTGTACGAGGAGACGGCCCGCGCGGGCATCACGTTCGGCGGCTCCGGCGTGCACGTGCTGCTCGGTCTGCCGTACATCAAGCTGCTCGCCACCGACGAGCAGAAGAAGCGGTACCTGCCGAAGTTCGTCTCCGGCGAGGAGATGTGGGCGATCGCGATGACCGAGCCGGGCACCGGCTCCGACCTCGCGGGCATGAAGACCACCGCCAAGCTGAGCGAGGACGGCACGCACTACGTCCTCAACGGCTCCAAGACCTTCATCACCGGCGGCGTCCACGCCGACCAGATGATCGTCTGCGCCCGGACCGACGCGCCCAGCGCCGACGACCGCCGGCACGGCATATCCCTCCTCGTGGTGGACACCAAGTCCGAGGGCTACTCGATCGGCCGCAAGCTGGACAAGCTCGGCCTGAAGACCTCCGACACCGCCGAGCTGGCGTTCGTCGACGTCAAGGTGCCCGTCGAGAACCTCCTCGGCGAGGAGAACAAGGGCTTCTACTACCTCGGCCACAACCTGGCCTCCGAGCGCTGGGGCATCGCCTACGGCGCGTACGCGCAGGCCAAGGCCGCCGTCCGGTTCGCCAAGCAGTACGTGCAGGAGCGCACCGTCTTCGGCAAGCCGGTCGCGCACTTCCAGAACACCAAGTTCGAGCTGGCCGCCTGCCAGGCCGAGGTGGACGCGGCCGAGGCCGTCGCCGACCGCGCCACGGAGGCGCTGGACGCCGGCGAGCTGACCCCGGCCGAGGCCGCCAGCGCCAAGCTGTTCTGCACCGAGGTCGCCCACCGGGTGATCGACCGCTGCCTCCAGCTGCACGGCGGCTACGGCTTCATGAACGAGTACCCGATCGCCCGCCTGTACGCGGACAACCGCGTCAACCGCATCTACGGCGGCACCAGCGAGATCATGAAGTCGATCATCGCCAAGGACATGGGTCTGTAA
- a CDS encoding thiamine pyrophosphate-binding protein, protein MTHDHDLVLRPTAAQTEAALNPPPGRTGGDLVVETLAGLGATTVFGLPGQHALAVFDALRRSSLRYVGLRMENNAGFAADAYGRITGEAAPLLLSTGPGALTSLAALHEAAAASAPVLAISSQVPTAGLGGGRRGYLHELPDQAASFRGVVKSVHTVRAQSQIPSAIEAAWKSALTAPHGPVWVEIPQDVLLAETSIPVVTGGDAFPEELPPRPELTAVAADLLSNAARPAIIAGGGVVRSDASGKLRQLAQTLKAPVVTTPGGKGAFPWTHPLSLQSWIEDRHTTDFLEDADVLLVVGSGLGELSSNYHTFKPRGRVIQIEADLGKLESNHPALGIHADARLALQALLETVSPREDAEAADRVRTVLAKVADRIAAQDLTLEQEVLASVRRALPADSPSFWDMTILAYWAWSAFDAKGPNLLHSAQGAGGLGYGFPAALGAAVADPSRPVLAVSGDGGASYSVAELATARQHDLDVTWLIVDDGGYGILREYMTDSFGAATGTELARPDYVALAESFGVPAVRTSPETLAADLAKALSEPGPSVVVLPAALRMFAPTHTGTGDGR, encoded by the coding sequence GTGACTCACGACCACGACCTGGTGCTCCGCCCGACAGCCGCGCAGACGGAGGCCGCACTGAACCCTCCCCCCGGCCGCACCGGAGGAGACCTGGTCGTGGAGACCCTGGCCGGGCTCGGCGCGACGACGGTGTTCGGCCTGCCCGGCCAGCACGCGCTCGCCGTGTTCGACGCCCTGCGCCGTTCCTCGCTGCGCTACGTCGGCCTGCGGATGGAGAACAACGCGGGCTTCGCGGCGGACGCGTACGGCAGGATCACCGGGGAGGCGGCGCCGCTGCTGCTGTCGACGGGCCCGGGCGCGCTCACCTCCCTCGCCGCGTTGCACGAGGCGGCGGCGGCCTCCGCCCCGGTCCTGGCGATCAGCAGCCAGGTCCCGACGGCCGGGCTGGGCGGCGGCCGGCGCGGTTATCTGCACGAACTCCCGGACCAGGCGGCCTCGTTCAGGGGCGTCGTGAAGTCCGTCCACACCGTTCGCGCCCAGTCCCAGATCCCCTCCGCGATCGAGGCGGCCTGGAAGTCGGCGCTGACCGCCCCGCACGGGCCGGTGTGGGTGGAGATCCCGCAGGACGTGCTGCTCGCCGAGACGTCGATCCCGGTGGTGACGGGCGGTGACGCCTTCCCCGAGGAGTTGCCGCCGCGCCCCGAACTGACGGCGGTGGCGGCCGACTTGCTGTCGAACGCCGCCCGCCCGGCGATCATCGCGGGCGGGGGAGTCGTACGTTCCGACGCCTCGGGCAAGCTGCGGCAGCTGGCGCAGACCCTCAAGGCGCCCGTCGTCACGACCCCCGGCGGCAAGGGAGCCTTCCCCTGGACACACCCCCTGTCCCTCCAGTCCTGGATCGAGGACCGCCACACCACGGACTTCCTGGAGGACGCGGACGTACTCCTGGTGGTGGGCTCGGGGTTGGGGGAGTTGTCGTCCAACTACCACACGTTCAAGCCCCGGGGCCGGGTGATCCAGATCGAGGCGGACCTCGGCAAGCTGGAGTCCAACCATCCCGCGCTCGGCATCCACGCGGATGCGCGACTGGCGTTGCAGGCGCTGCTGGAGACGGTGTCCCCGAGGGAGGACGCCGAGGCCGCCGACCGGGTCCGTACCGTTCTCGCGAAGGTCGCCGACCGTATCGCCGCCCAGGATCTCACTCTGGAGCAGGAGGTGCTGGCGTCGGTGCGCAGGGCGCTCCCCGCCGACTCCCCGTCCTTCTGGGACATGACGATCCTGGCGTACTGGGCCTGGTCGGCGTTCGACGCCAAGGGCCCCAACCTGCTCCACTCCGCCCAGGGCGCCGGCGGTCTGGGCTACGGCTTCCCCGCCGCCCTGGGCGCCGCGGTGGCCGACCCCTCGCGACCGGTGCTGGCGGTGTCGGGTGACGGAGGGGCGTCGTACTCGGTCGCCGAGCTGGCCACGGCCCGCCAGCACGATCTGGACGTCACCTGGCTGATCGTCGACGACGGCGGCTACGGCATCCTGCGCGAGTACATGACGGACTCCTTCGGCGCGGCCACCGGCACCGAACTGGCCCGCCCGGACTACGTGGCGCTGGCCGAGTCCTTCGGCGTGCCGGCCGTGCGGACGTCCCCCGAGACCCTGGCGGCGGACCTGGCGAAGGCCCTGTCCGAGCCCGGCCCGTCGGTGGTCGTCCTCCCGGCGGCGCTGCGCATGTTCGCGCCGACGCACACCGGGACCGGCGACGGCCGTTGA
- a CDS encoding endonuclease I family protein, giving the protein MLATRIRRWKSVALATTAVLVGLTAPALTASPAAATTTAYDSTYYKNAVGKTGTSLKSSLHTIISANVSKISYSAVWNALKVTDQDPNNSSNVILLYSGVSRSKSLNGGDVGDWNREHVWAKSHGDFGEVTGPGTDLHHLRPADVTVNSIRGNKDFDNGGSTVSGGGGSLTDSDSFEPRDADKGDVARMILYMAVRYDGGDGFADLEPNEKVNNGSNPYIGKLSVLKQWNDEDPPSAFEEKRNQTIYDTYQHNRNPFIDHPEWVEAIW; this is encoded by the coding sequence ATGCTGGCGACACGCATACGCCGATGGAAGTCGGTGGCGCTTGCCACCACTGCCGTCCTGGTCGGCCTCACCGCCCCCGCGCTCACCGCGTCCCCCGCCGCGGCGACCACGACGGCGTACGACTCGACGTACTACAAGAACGCGGTCGGCAAGACGGGCACGAGCCTGAAGTCCTCCCTGCACACGATCATCAGCGCCAACGTCTCGAAGATCTCGTACTCCGCGGTCTGGAACGCCCTGAAGGTCACCGACCAGGACCCGAACAACAGCAGCAACGTGATCCTGCTGTACAGCGGCGTCTCCCGCAGCAAGTCCCTCAACGGCGGCGACGTCGGCGACTGGAACCGTGAGCACGTCTGGGCCAAGTCGCACGGCGACTTCGGCGAGGTGACCGGTCCCGGCACGGACCTGCACCACCTGCGTCCCGCGGACGTGACGGTCAACAGCATCCGCGGCAACAAGGACTTCGACAACGGCGGCAGCACCGTCTCGGGCGGCGGCGGCAGTCTCACCGACTCCGACTCCTTCGAGCCGCGCGACGCCGACAAGGGCGATGTGGCCCGCATGATCCTCTACATGGCGGTCCGCTACGACGGCGGCGACGGCTTCGCCGACCTGGAGCCCAACGAGAAGGTCAACAACGGCAGCAACCCGTACATCGGCAAGCTCTCCGTGCTCAAGCAGTGGAACGACGAGGACCCGCCGAGCGCCTTCGAGGAGAAGCGCAACCAGACCATCTACGACACCTACCAGCACAACCGCAACCCGTTCATCGACCACCCGGAGTGGGTCGAGGCGATCTGGTAG